The proteins below are encoded in one region of Leptospira wolbachii serovar Codice str. CDC:
- a CDS encoding helix-turn-helix domain-containing protein encodes MDLRFQFVLDSFQNDVNFTQLCAQYGISTKCGYKWKERFLKEGRDGLLDKKRTPKNSPAKIAEETILEIIKIKNNKKFWGAKKILELYKAKFPDRRPPNRSTVERILKKAGLLEKKKNRRPINSGQRISMPEKATHPNHIWTVDFKGWWYTPDREKVNPLTVRDDFSKYILSIKTLSKGDIPSVKAEFIRLFKIYGLPEIIRSDNGPPFASMQSLWGLTKLSVWLALSRYQARSHSTR; translated from the coding sequence GTGGATTTAAGATTTCAATTTGTTCTGGATAGCTTCCAGAATGACGTCAATTTTACTCAGCTTTGTGCTCAGTATGGCATCTCTACTAAGTGTGGATACAAGTGGAAAGAAAGGTTCTTGAAGGAAGGGAGAGATGGTCTTCTGGATAAGAAGAGAACTCCTAAGAACTCTCCCGCTAAGATTGCAGAAGAAACAATTCTAGAAATCATTAAGATCAAAAATAACAAGAAGTTCTGGGGTGCTAAGAAAATACTCGAACTCTATAAAGCTAAATTCCCAGATAGAAGACCTCCTAACAGATCTACCGTTGAACGCATTCTTAAGAAGGCAGGCCTACTTGAGAAAAAAAAGAATAGAAGACCAATTAATTCAGGACAACGAATCTCTATGCCGGAGAAAGCGACCCATCCGAATCATATTTGGACCGTTGACTTCAAAGGATGGTGGTATACTCCAGACAGGGAGAAAGTAAATCCTCTCACGGTCAGAGATGATTTCTCTAAATACATTCTCTCCATTAAGACCCTTTCCAAAGGCGATATTCCTTCCGTTAAAGCTGAATTTATTAGGTTATTTAAGATCTATGGATTACCAGAAATCATTCGCTCCGACAACGGACCGCCTTTCGCTTCTATGCAGTCTCTTTGGGGACTCACTAAACTCTCTGTTTGGTTGGCTCTCTCTAGGTATCAAGCTCGATCGCATTCAACCAGGTAA
- a CDS encoding helix-turn-helix domain-containing protein: MILEIEKIKNVWHDLKDILSVPHTDKQYKKLVKVLDELIDEVGNDEKHQLAPLLETVGNLIEEYENDHYIQPNAEPIEILKYLMQEKNLTQKDLAILGSQGVVSEILNGKRELNVRQIKALADKFKISPSAFI; the protein is encoded by the coding sequence ATGATTCTAGAAATTGAAAAAATTAAGAATGTTTGGCATGACCTAAAAGATATTCTCTCCGTTCCTCATACTGATAAACAATATAAAAAATTAGTGAAAGTTTTAGATGAACTTATTGATGAAGTTGGAAATGATGAAAAACATCAATTAGCTCCGCTTCTAGAAACTGTTGGAAATTTGATCGAAGAATATGAAAACGATCATTACATACAGCCCAATGCTGAACCAATCGAAATTTTAAAATATCTAATGCAAGAAAAGAACTTAACACAAAAAGATCTAGCTATTCTGGGTAGCCAAGGTGTTGTTTCAGAAATATTGAATGGAAAACGAGAACTAAACGTAAGGCAAATCAAAGCCCTTGCAGATAAATTCAAAATCTCTCCTTCTGCTTTTATTTAA
- a CDS encoding type II toxin-antitoxin system HigB family toxin: MAMVHVISWKKLDDFIIKHPNSESSLKSWYKILKNTSFNDFNDLRKLFNSVDLVGNLTVFNISGNNFRLIAAIHFNTQKVFIRYILTHSDYDKGKWKKEII; this comes from the coding sequence ATGGCAATGGTGCACGTAATCAGCTGGAAGAAATTAGATGATTTTATCATTAAACATCCTAATTCTGAATCTTCCTTAAAGAGCTGGTATAAAATCCTTAAAAATACTAGCTTTAACGATTTTAATGATTTAAGAAAACTATTTAATTCTGTCGATCTGGTAGGAAATCTTACCGTTTTTAACATTAGTGGAAACAACTTCAGGTTAATTGCAGCTATTCACTTTAATACTCAGAAAGTTTTTATTAGATACATTTTAACTCATTCAGATTATGATAAGGGGAAATGGAAAAAGGAGATTATATGA
- the vapC gene encoding type II toxin-antitoxin system tRNA(fMet)-specific endonuclease VapC, whose protein sequence is MYLIDTNICIYLIKKKNNKLLEVLKKNHNKGVFISSLTLAELEFGVENSEHKEKNRISLIEFLTIFEILSFEERDTLAFGKIKSYLRKSGKMIGTMDALLAAQSISRNLIFVTNNTKEFERIKNLKIEDWTI, encoded by the coding sequence ATGTATCTAATTGATACAAATATATGCATTTACCTAATAAAAAAGAAAAACAATAAACTCTTAGAAGTATTAAAAAAAAATCATAATAAAGGTGTTTTTATATCTTCTCTTACTTTAGCTGAACTAGAATTTGGGGTAGAGAACAGTGAACATAAAGAGAAAAATAGAATTTCATTAATTGAATTTCTTACTATTTTTGAAATTTTAAGCTTCGAAGAAAGAGACACTCTTGCTTTCGGGAAAATTAAAAGCTATTTGAGAAAGTCAGGTAAAATGATTGGGACTATGGATGCATTATTAGCAGCTCAATCTATATCAAGAAACCTTATTTTTGTTACAAATAATACAAAAGAATTCGAAAGAATAAAAAACTTGAAGATTGAGGATTGGACCATTTAA
- the vapB gene encoding type II toxin-antitoxin system antitoxin VapB, producing MQTAKIFVNGRSQAVRIPKEFQFKGEEVFIQKVGDAVILVPKNKAWNAFLDGLNGFTDDFLAEGRIDLPESEREQF from the coding sequence ATGCAAACAGCGAAAATTTTTGTAAATGGCAGAAGCCAGGCAGTCAGAATCCCGAAAGAATTTCAATTCAAAGGTGAGGAAGTTTTCATACAAAAAGTTGGAGATGCTGTTATACTTGTCCCTAAGAATAAAGCATGGAATGCTTTTCTTGATGGATTAAATGGTTTTACTGATGACTTTCTAGCTGAAGGAAGGATTGATTTACCAGAATCAGAAAGAGAACAATTTTAA
- a CDS encoding toxin-antitoxin system HicB family antitoxin has translation MNKKNVLTIRIPEDLKERIEKTAATQGVSLNQFALYAFTRGISDIDTANFFKKRIQGKTKESIEDGFKKVMGKVGKKDKIPSWDKL, from the coding sequence ATGAATAAAAAAAACGTTCTAACTATTCGAATTCCTGAAGATCTAAAAGAAAGAATTGAGAAAACTGCAGCTACTCAAGGTGTTTCTCTTAATCAATTTGCTTTATATGCTTTTACAAGAGGTATCAGCGATATTGATACTGCTAACTTTTTTAAAAAACGAATTCAAGGAAAAACGAAAGAATCAATTGAAGACGGATTTAAGAAAGTTATGGGAAAAGTCGGGAAAAAAGATAAAATCCCAAGTTGGGATAAACTATAA
- a CDS encoding putative toxin-antitoxin system toxin component, PIN family, protein MRVTIDTNVLYQALRDSRGASHFILTLAEKRKIELALSTPVFVEYSDVLLRDKSLSDLGLSKKEVNLVLDFLVFVATPFSINYLLRPNLADENDNLFVELAFASNSRFLITSNIKDFNQNKDLKFDSFKVITPTDFTKLWRLNYE, encoded by the coding sequence ATGCGAGTAACAATTGATACAAATGTTCTATATCAAGCTCTCAGGGACAGTAGAGGTGCTTCGCATTTTATATTAACTTTAGCTGAAAAGAGGAAAATTGAGTTAGCCCTATCTACCCCAGTATTTGTCGAATACTCTGATGTTTTACTTAGAGATAAGTCACTCTCTGATTTAGGTTTATCAAAGAAGGAAGTTAATCTTGTTTTGGACTTCCTTGTTTTTGTGGCTACGCCTTTTTCAATTAACTATTTACTAAGACCTAATCTTGCGGACGAAAACGATAATCTTTTTGTTGAACTTGCTTTTGCTAGTAACAGTCGATTTTTAATTACTTCAAATATAAAAGACTTTAACCAAAATAAAGATCTTAAATTTGATTCTTTTAAAGTTATTACTCCTACCGATTTTACTAAATTATGGAGATTAAATTATGAATAA